The genomic window CCATCCATGACATTCGGACGTACAACCGGTGAACCCCCGTGCGAGTCGGACTACACGGACGCGGCGCTTCCGCCCGCCGTTCCCCACCGACCCGAAAGGCACGTGCATGTCACGAGCACGAGCAGGAGCACGACGCAGTACCCGCACCGCACGAGTGAGCGCGCCCCTGGCCGCGGTGGTGCTGCTGGCCGGAGGCCTGACCGCCTGGTCGCTCGGCCCGGCCTCGGCGGCCACCGCATCGGTGGGCGTGGCGGACGACTTCAACGGGGACGGGTACGCCGACCTGGTCGTCGGCGCCCCGAACGCCACGGTGTCCACGCAGGCCAAGGCGGGCTATGTGGCCGTCATGTACGGCTCGAGCAGCGGGCTCTCCACGACGAGGAAGAAGCTCGTCAGCCGTTCGACAAGCGGCGTGCCCGGCTCCGCCACTGCCAACCAGCGCTTCGGCTCGACGTTCACCAAGGGCGACCTGGACCGCGACGGCTACGGCGACCTGGTGATCGCGGGCGGTACGGCGGGCTCCGTGATCGTCTGGGGGTCGGCCTCCGGGCTGACCGGCGGTACGAGCGTCGCCGGGTTCGGGGCGGCCCCGCAGGCGGGCGACTTCGACGGCGACGGCAAGACCGACCTCGCGCTCTTCTCCGCCCAGGACGTCGGCGGCGACGACCCGGAGGGGGCGCCGGCGACCCTGTGGAAGGGCCCGATCTCCCGCGCGGCCAAGCCCGCCGCCGTACTGCCCCTCCTCGACAAGTCCCTGTGGTGGGGCTGGGACGAGGACGACGCCTCCTGCGCCACCGGCGGCGGCTGCGAGAACGGCCCGTCCTCCATCACCGGCCCGGTCGTCTCCGGCCAGGTCGGCGACGTCAACGGTGACGGCAGGGACGACCTGGTCCAGTGGCACTACACGGGCGACGGCACCTGGGGCAACCGCCTGCTCCTGGGCGGCACTTCGGGCTTCACCCGCGGCTTCGTACCCGGGGACGACACGAGCCGCGACCCGGCGGGCACGGGCATCGGCGACGTGAACGGCGACGGCTACGACGACGTGGTCGTGGGCGCCGAGGGCTGGTCCGACCAGGTCCGCGTGGCCTACGGCTCCCCGACCGGCCCGTCCGAGGCGAACGTCCAGACCTTCGACCAGAGCCTCCCCGGCTTCCCCGGCGCGCAGGAGGACGGTGACCTGGTCGGCTCGGCGGTCTCCGTCGCCGACGTCACCGGCGACGGCTACGCCGACCTCGCCCTCGGCATCGCGTACGAGGACATTGACGGCATCGTCAACGCCGGCTCGGTCGCCCTCGTCCCCGGCAGCGCCTCCGGCATCACGGGCACCGGCACCAAGGTCTTCCACCAGAACACCGCCGGGGTCCCCGGAGTCGCCGAGAAGGACGACAAGTTCGGTGCCACCACGGCCCTTCTGGACGTCAACGGCAACGGCCACCCCGACCTGGCTGCCGGCGCCCCCGCCGAGAACAGCGACAACGGGGCCGTCTGGGTCCTGCGCGGCACGGCCACCGGCCTGACCACGACGTCGGCCCTCGCCTTCGGCCCCGGGGACGTGGCGGGCCCGGCCACGGACGCGATGTTCGGCGCGGCCCTGCGCTGAGCCCGGCGAACTTGAGGGGAAGAGCCTCGATTCAGGCCTTCCCCTCAAGCGATTCACCTGTCCACGCCGCTGAGGCCCAGCCGGGTCGCGTCGTCGTAGCGGCGGCGCATCTCCTCGACCCGGGTCTCGACAAACGCGAGCGCCTCGTCGAGGTCGAGGCCGTCGGCGTACCGCCGGTACGGGGTGTGCACCCCGGCCGGCCACTCGCCCATGTCCCGCTCCAGGTCGAGTCGGACGAACGCCTCCACCGTGAGCCCCAGCCCGGTGAAGGCGAGGACCCACGGCGAGGCGGTACTCGTTCGGCTCCTGGTCCCGGGTCAGAAGGGCACCGCCGTAAGCACGTCACCCCGATACGTGCGTCGGCGCGAACATCCGCAGCACCGCCGGGAGCACGACCACCGAAGGGCCGGGAGCGGCAAGGGACTTGGCGAGGTCTTCCGCGAGGGTCTCGGGCGTCGTCCGCAGCCCCGGTACGCCGAACGACTCCGCCAGTGCCACATAGTCGGGCCGCGTCAGCTCCGTGCCGGTCGTCTCGCCGAACGCGTCCGTCATGTACTCGCGCAGGATGCCGTAGCCGCCGTCGTCGACGATGAGCCAGGTGACGTTGAGGTCGTACTGCCGGGCCGTGGCCAGTTCGGCGATCGAGTAGAGCGCGCCGCCGTCGCCGGAGACGGCGAGGACCGGGTGGGTCGGGTCGGCCGCCGCCGCGCCGAGGGCCGCCGGGAAGGCGTAGCCGAGGCCGCCCGAACCCTGGGCGGAGTGCATGGTGTTCGCGCCGCGCGGATCGAACGCCGACCAGGCCCAGTACGCGAGGATCGTCATGTCCCAGAAGGAGGGCGCACGGGACGGCAGGGCCCGGCGGATGGACGCCAACAGGTCCTGCTCCAGGGTGAGTTGCTGGGCGTCGATGCGCTCACGGACCTTCCCGAGCACGCCACGCACCCGCTCCGCCGCCGACTCGTCCTCCCGTGTCTCCTCGATCGTCTCCAGCAGGGCCTGAAGGGCCAGGCGGGCGTCCGCGTGAATCCCCAGCGCCGGGTGGTTCGACTCCAGCTTCCCCAGGTCCGCCTCGATCTGGATCACGCTGCCCCGGGGCTTGAACGTGTGGTAGTTCGAGGAGAGTTCGCCCAGCCCCGACCCCACCACCAGCAGGACGTCCGCGTCCTCCAGGAAGTCCGTCGTGTGCCGGTCCTCCAGCCAGGACTGGAGCGACAGCGGATGCGTCCACGGGAACGCGCCCTTCCCGCCGAACGTCGTCACGACCGGCGCCGACAGCCGCTCCGCCAGCTGCCGCAGCTTGCCGGACGCGTCCGCCCGTACGACTCCGCCGCCCGCGATGATCGCCGGGCGGGCTGCGGACGACAGCAAGTGGGCTGCCAGCGCCGTCAGTTCGGGGCGTGGCGGCAGCTCTTCGGGGAAGGCGTCGCCGCCTGTCACCACCGGGATCGACGTCTCGGCCAGCAGCACGTCCTGGGGGATCTCCACCCACACCGGGCCGTGCGGGGCGGTCAGCGCGGACTGCCAGGCGGCGGCGACGGCGGAGGGGATCTGGGACTGCGCACGGACGGTGTGGACGGACTTGACGACACCCCTGAACGAGGCGGACTGGTCCGGGAGTTCGTGGAGGTAGCCGTGGCGGCCGCCGCCCAGGCCGGCGGTCGGGATCTGGCTGCTGATGGCGAGGACGGGGGCCGAGGCCGCCGCCGCCTCCTGGAGCGCGGCCAGGGACGTCAGCGCGCCCGGGCCCGTGGACAGGAGCAGCGGGGCGGCCTCGCCGGTGATCCGGCCGTACGCGTCCGCCGCGAAGCCGGCGTTGTTCTCCACTCGCAGGCCGATGTACCGCAGGTCCGAGCGGCGCAGCGCGTCGAACATGCCGAGCGCGTGCTGGCCGGGGAGCCCGAAGACCGTCGTCGCGCCGAGCCCGGCCAGCGTCTCCACGACCAGGTCTCCGCCGTTGCGGCCGTGGGGAGGGTTCAGCGCGGCCTCCGTCTGGGCGGCCGTCGGACGGAGTACCAGGTCGTGGTCGTGGGTCACTTCGCTGCCTTCTCCCGCTCTTCCCGCTTCGCCCGCGCGATCTGGCGGGACATGATCGTGGTGAGTTCGTACGCCGTGTGCGACGCGGCCACCGCGGTGATCTCGGCGTGATCGTACGCGGGCGCCACCTCGACGACGTCGGCCGATACCAGGTTGCAGGAGGCCAGCCCCCGCAGGATCTCCAGCAGCTCGCGGGAGGTCATGCCGCCGGCCTCCGGTGTCCCCGTGCCCGGTGCGTGGGCCGGGTCGAGGCAGTCGATGTCGATGGAGATGTAGAGGGGACGGTCGCCGATGCGCTGCCGCAGCTGGTCGGCCACCTCGTCCGCGCCCCGGCGGTAGATGTCGGCGGAGGTGACGATCCCGAAGCCCATCTTCTCGTCGTCGGTGAGGTCCTGCTTGCCGTACAGCGGACCGCGCGTGCCCACGTGCGAGAGGGCCTCCGTGTCCAGGATCCCCTCCTCCACCGCCCGCCGGAACGGGGTGCCGTGCGTGTACTCGGCGCCGAAGTACGTGTCCCAGGTGTCGAGATGCGCGTCGAAGTGCAGCAGCGCCACCGGACCGTGCTTCTTGGCGACCGAGCGCAGCAGCGGGAGCGCGATGGTGTGGTCGCCGCCGAGGGTCATCAGCCGGGCCCCCGTGCCCAGCAGCTCGTCCGCCGCCGCCTCGACCGTCTCCACCGCCTCGTGGATGTCGAACGGGTTGGCGGCGATGTCACCGGCGTCCGCGACCTGGGCGAGGGCGAAGGGGGAGGCGTCCTGGGCCGGGTTGTAGGGGCGCAGCAGCCGGGACGCCTCACGGATCGCGTTGCCGCCGAAGCGGGCGCCCGGCCGGTACGAGACGCCCGAGTCGAACGGCACGCCCACGACCGCGACGTCCGCGCGGCCCACCTCGTCGAGGCGGGGCAGCCGGGCGTAGGTCGCGGGCCCGGCGTACCGCGGGATGCGGGAGGAGTCGACGGGGCCGCGGGGCGTCTCGTTGCCGCTCATGGGACAATGCCTTCTTTCTTACGCTTCGTCGCGTATGTACAGCTCTGCTGATGACTCTACTGGCGCGTCGGAATGGGTTCGGCCACGGGTTCGGGGGTCCGCCCGGCGAGACGCTCGCGCCAGGCGTCGAGTACGGCGGCGTCGGTCGCCGGGGTCGCCAGGGAGACGGCGACGTACGCGACCAGGGAGGAGAGCAGGCCGTAGGAGACGGGTTCATTGGCGAGGATGCCGTAGGACGCCATCAGGCCGATGACCGCCAGGCCGCCGACGAGCACCGAGGCGAGGGCGCCCTGTGCGGTGCCGCGCTTCCACAGCAGGCCACCGAGGATCGGGACGAGGAGTCCGCCGACGAGGAGGTTGTAGGCGACGGTGAGGGCCTCGATGACGTTGTTGAGAGCGATGGCCGTGGCGATCACGGCGAGGCCCATGACGAGGATGAAGGCGCGGTTGCCCCGCACTTCATCGCGCTCACCCGAAGTGACCTTCCCCCGCACCCGCGACCAGATGTCGTTGTTGGCGACGGTCGCGCAGGCGATCAGCGCGCCGGAGGAGGTCGACATCACGGCGGCCAGGGCGGCGGCGAGCACCAACCCCCTTACGCCGATGGGGAGTTCCTCCTTCACGATGGTCGCGAAGGCGTCGTCGGCGCTCGCGAGGTCCGGGAAGAGCACCTTGGCGGCCGTGCCGATGACGGCGCCCGCGAGGGCGTACGCGAGGCAGTACGTGCCCGCGACCGTGCCGCCCCACTTGGCCGTCCGGTCGCTCCGGGCGGTGAACACGCGCTGCCAGATGTCCTGCCCGATGAGCATGCCGAACGTATAAATCAGGACGTACGTGAAGATCGTCTCGCCGCCGATGCCCAGCGGGTCGAAGTACGCGGTGGGGAGTTCGGCCCTCATCTCGCCGAACCCGCCGGCCTTGACGACGGCGATGGGCAGCAGGAGCAACAGCACACCGATGGTCTTCACCACGAACTGGACCATGTCCGTCAACGTGATCGACCACATGCCGCCGAGCGTCGAGTACGCGACGACGATCGAGCCGCCGAGCACGATCGCGAGCGTGCGGTGCATGTCGAACAGGACGTCGAAGATCGTGGCGTACGCGATGGTCGAGGTGACGGCGAGCATGAGGGTGTACGCCCACATGACGACGCCGGAGATGACGCCCGCGCGGCCGCCGTAGCGCAGGTCGAGCATCTCGGAGACCGTGTAGACCTTCAGGCGGGCGATGCGGGCCGAGAAGAAGACGGAGAGGGCGAGCAGTCCGAGGCCGATGGTGAAGACCATCCAGGCGCCGGAGAGGCCGTACTGGTAGCCGAGGCCCACGCCGCCGATGGTGGAGGCGCCGCCGAGCACGATGGCCGCCATGGTGCCGGAGTACATCGTCGGGCCGAGGCGGCGCCCGGCGACCAGGAACTCGCTCTTCGACCTGGCGCGGCGCATGCCCCACCAGCCCATCGCCAGCATGCCGGCCAGATAGACGACGATCACCGTGTAGTCGACGGCCATGTCGGGGCCCTCCTTCGCGCGCACCGGGTGGCGGCTGATGGGCACCGACATTAGGTGGCCGCGAAGCGACTGCGAAGTGTACGTTTCATCCATTCCAGAGGGGCGACATGGAGGGAACGCACACCATGCCGGAGTCAGCCGAGCCACCCGCCCCGGCGGTCCCTCCCACCCCGCCCGTGCCCCTCTCGGCCCTCCTCGCCCGCGAGGACCTGGGCCTGCGGCAGATCGCCGGGCCGGTGGACGAGGGGACGGTGATCCACTGGGCGCACACCTCGGAGATGTCGGACCCGTATCCGTATCTGCTGGGCGGCGAGCTGCTGCTGACGGCCGGTGTCCACATCCCGGAGGCGGCCGGCTCGGGCACCTCCTTCGACGACTACGTCTCCCGCATCGTCGCGGCGGGCGGCGCCGCCCTCGGCTTCGGTGTCGCCCCCGTGCACGACACGGTCCCGAGGGCACTGGTCGCCGCCTGCGACACGTACGAACTGCCACTGGTCGAGGTCCCGCCCCGGACGACCTTCTCGGGCGTGGCGCGGGCGGTCTGGCAGCTCATGGCCCGCGCGAGACACGCGGAACTGCGCCGCGTCACCGAGGCCCAACAGAGCCTGGCGGCAGCCGCGTCCCGCCCGGACCCGGTCCCTGCCGTACTGCGGCAGCTGGCCCAACGGGTGGGGGGCCGGGCGGTGCTCTACGGGCCGGAGGGGGCGGAACTGGCGGCGGCCGGGCGAGGACCGGCACCGGACGCCCTGGCCGACCTGGCGGCGGTGGTACAGCCGGGTGCCGCTCAGGAAACCGGCCGCTCCATCAGGGGCGCGGGGAACTGCGCGACCAGCCACAACGAACCCGCACCCGCCCGAACACGTCAACCTCCCGAGCTCTCCACGCGCGTCTCCGGCCCCACCCCCTCCTCCGCCACCGACACCATCAACGGCACCCACCTCGCCGCCTACGCCCTCACCTCCGGAGGACACCGCTTCGCCCTGGGCATCGCCACCCCCCACCGCACCCCCGGCGACCACACCATCGCCTCCGTCGCCGCCGTCCTCCTCTCCCTCCTCACCGGCGAACAGCAGAGCGGCACGGGCGCGGCCCGCACATCGGCACTCGTACGGCTGCTGCTCGGCGCCCGCCCCGAGGAGGTGGCGCCGCTGCTCGGCGACACCCGCCGGCTCGTCGTACACGCCCACCCCACCGAAGACGGCCCGCATCCCGACGCCCTGGCCGCCGCCGCGCTCGGCGCCGCCCTGGGCTCGGCACTGATCGACGCCCAGGACGACGTCGTACGCGTCCTGGTCCCCGCCGACCGCGAGGTCACCGCCCAGGCCGGCTGGACCTGCGGGGTGAGCGCCCCCGCCGAGCCGCACGCGTGGACGACCGCCGACGTACAGGCCGCCCGCGCCCTGGCCCGAGCCAGGGCGACCCGGACGGCTCTGGTCCGGCACGGGCCCCGTACGACACTCACCCAGCTCCTGCCGGAGGCCGACGCGGCCGCCCACGCCCGCGCCCTGCTGGCCCCCCTGTCCGCCTCCCCCTCCCTCACCGAAACCCTGCGCACCTGGCTCTCCCTGCACGGCAGTTGGGACCGTACGGCCGTCGCGCTGACCGTCCACCGCAACACGGTCCGCCAACGGATCGGCCGGTGCGCGGCGTTGCTGGACGCGGACCTCGACGACCCGGACGTACGCATGGAGTTGTGGTTCGCGCTGCGGCAGGAGTGAACCGGCGACAGGAGCCTCCGGGCCGAGGGAGAGTGACGCAGGTCGCAGCGGGCGGTACGGCCGCGACTCCCACAGTCGTCTGCCTCACAATGGACGCATGCCGATACCCGGGACCCCCAGCCGCGCCGAGCTCGTCGAACACCTCGTACAGACGCGTATCGCGGGCGACGTCGCCACGCCGCGCGAGAACAACCTCTCCCACTACCGCGAACTGGCCAACGGCAACCGCCACTACTGGCTCGGCCTGGAGCTCGGGGACCGCTGGAGCGACGAGCAGGACGTGCTGGCCGTGATGGCGGAGCGCGTCGGCGTGAACGACGACCCGGGGTACCGCTACGGCCAGGACACCATCGACCCGGACCTGACGGTCGACGCGCTGCAGCGCATGGCGGCCCGGCTGCGCAAGGCCGCGGAGGGCGGGCAGCGCGTCCTGTTCGCCACCGGCCACCCCGGCGGCCTGCTCCAGGTGCACCACGAGACGGCCCGGGCGCTGCGCGCGGCCGGCTGCGAGATCATGGTCATCCCGGACGGTCTGCAGACGGAGGAGGGATACGTCATGCAGTTCGCGGACGTGGCCGTCCTCGAACACGGCGCCACCCTCTGGCACACCCACTCGCCCGAGCCGATGCGCGCCATCCTCCGGGGACTTGAGGGCGCCGGCCGCCCGCTGCCCGACCTGGTCGTCGCCGACCACGGCTGGGCGGGCTGCGCCGGCCAGCTCGGCGTCGACTCCGTCGGCTACGCGGACTCCAACGACCCCGCCCTCTTCCTCGGCGAGTCCGAGGGCACCCTCCAGGCCGTGGTCCCGCTCGACGACCACGTGGTCAGCCCGCGTTACTACGACCCGATGACGGCGTACCTGCTGGAGCAGGCCGGGCTCAAGGACAGCTAGCGCCCCAGGAGGTCACGGCGTCTTCGGCCTCGGGACGCGGACGACGCCCTCCTGGATCACGGAGATCGCGAGCCGGCCGTCCTGCGTGTAGATCCGGCCCTGGCCGAGGCCGCGGCCGGCCGACGCGGACGGCGACTCCTGGTCGTACAGGAGCCATTCGTCGGCGCGGAACGGCCGGTGGAACCACATGGCGTGGTCGAGCGAGGCCCCGACGACATCGCCGACCGCCCAGCCGCCGCGCCCGTGCGCGAGCAGGATGGAGTCGAGGAGCGTCATGTCGGAGACGTAGGTGGCGAGGACGACATGCAGCAGCGGGTCGTCGTCGAGCTTGCCGTTGGCGCGGAACCAGACCTGGGAGTGCGGTTCGCGCGGCTCGCCGTAGCGGCCGTAGGGCGGGTCGTCGACGTAACGCAGGTCGACGGCGGCGCGGGCCTCCAGCATCTTCTCCACGACGGCCGGGTCGAGTCCGTACGCCGGGAGTCGCTGCTCTGCGGTGGGGAGGGTCTCCGGGTCGGGCGCGGCGGGCATCGGGGCCTGGTGGTCGAGGCCTTCCTCGTGCCGCTGGAAGGACGCGGAGAGGGCGAAGATCGGCTGCCCGTGCTGGACGGCGACGACGCGGCGCGCGGTGAAGGAGCGGCCGTCGTTCATGCGCTCGACGGTGTAGACGATGGGCGCGCCGGCGTCCCCGATGCGCAGGAAGTACGCGTGGAGGGAGTGGGGCAGCCGGTCCTCGGGGACCGTCCGCCCGGCGGCGACGAGCGCCTGGGCCGCGACCTGCCCGCCGAAGACCCGAGGGACGATGGCGGGCCGGGACTGGCCGCGGAAGATGTTCTCCTCGATCTGCTCGAGGTCGAGCAGATCGAGGAGAGACTCAAGTGGTGCCTGACTCATGAGGTCAGTTGTACTGGACAGTAATTTCCGAGACCTTACAGACCCGTGTCACAGCCCCATGTCCTTGGCGATGATCGACTTCATGATCTCGCTGGTGCCGCCGTAGATGCGGTTGACGCGGTTGTCCGCGTACAGGCGGGCGATCGGGTACTCGTTCATGAAGCCGTAGCCGCCGTGCAGCTGGAGGCAGCGGTCGATGACGCGGTGGGCGACCTCGGTGCAGAACAGCTTGGCGCTGGCGGCCTCGGCGGGCGTCAGCTCACCGGCGTCGAGGGCCTCCAGGGCGCGGTCGGCGACGGCCTCGGCCGCGTCCACCTCGGCCTGGCAGGCGGCCAGCTCGAACTTGGTGTTCTGGAAGGACGCGACGGGCTTGCCGAAGACGGTGCGGTCCTGGACGTACTGCTTGGCGAACCGGACGGCGGCCTTGGCCTGCGCGTAGGCGCCGAAGGCGATGCCCCAGCGCTCGGAGGCGAGGTTGTGGCCCAGGTAGGAGAAGCCCTTGTTCTCCTCGCCGAGCAGGTCCTCGACCGGGACCTTGACGTCGACGAACGCCAGCTCGGCGGTGTCGGAGGTGCGCAGGCCCAGCTTGTCGAGCTTGCGGCCTATGGAGTAGCCCTCGGACTTGGTGTCCACGGCGAAGAGGGAGATGCCGTGGCGGCGGTCCTCGGCGCTGG from Streptomyces sp. DSM 40750 includes these protein-coding regions:
- a CDS encoding thiamine pyrophosphate-binding protein; translation: MTHDHDLVLRPTAAQTEAALNPPHGRNGGDLVVETLAGLGATTVFGLPGQHALGMFDALRRSDLRYIGLRVENNAGFAADAYGRITGEAAPLLLSTGPGALTSLAALQEAAAASAPVLAISSQIPTAGLGGGRHGYLHELPDQSASFRGVVKSVHTVRAQSQIPSAVAAAWQSALTAPHGPVWVEIPQDVLLAETSIPVVTGGDAFPEELPPRPELTALAAHLLSSAARPAIIAGGGVVRADASGKLRQLAERLSAPVVTTFGGKGAFPWTHPLSLQSWLEDRHTTDFLEDADVLLVVGSGLGELSSNYHTFKPRGSVIQIEADLGKLESNHPALGIHADARLALQALLETIEETREDESAAERVRGVLGKVRERIDAQQLTLEQDLLASIRRALPSRAPSFWDMTILAYWAWSAFDPRGANTMHSAQGSGGLGYAFPAALGAAAADPTHPVLAVSGDGGALYSIAELATARQYDLNVTWLIVDDGGYGILREYMTDAFGETTGTELTRPDYVALAESFGVPGLRTTPETLAEDLAKSLAAPGPSVVVLPAVLRMFAPTHVSG
- a CDS encoding acyl-CoA dehydrogenase family protein, with translation MRRTVFNEDHEAFRETLRAFIEAEVVPVYDEWFAAGQAPREFYYKLAELGLFGIRVDEEYGGAGIDSYKFEAVMYEETARAGVQFGGSGVHVLLGLPYIKMLATDEQKKRFLSKFVSGEEMWALAMTEPGTGSDLAGMKTTAKLSEDGTHYVLNGSKTFITGGVHADRVIVCARTDAPSAEDRRHGISLFAVDTKSEGYSIGRKLDKLGLRTSDTAELAFVDVKVPVEDLLGEENKGFSYLGHNLASERWGIAFGAYAQAKAAVRFAKQYVQDRTVFGKPVASFQNTKFELAACQAEVDAAEAVADRALEALDAGELTPAEAASAKLFCTEVAHRVIDRCLQLHGGYGFMNEYPIARLYADNRVNRIYGGTSEIMKSIIAKDMGL
- a CDS encoding helix-turn-helix domain-containing protein, which encodes MPESAEPPAPAVPPTPPVPLSALLAREDLGLRQIAGPVDEGTVIHWAHTSEMSDPYPYLLGGELLLTAGVHIPEAAGSGTSFDDYVSRIVAAGGAALGFGVAPVHDTVPRALVAACDTYELPLVEVPPRTTFSGVARAVWQLMARARHAELRRVTEAQQSLAAAASRPDPVPAVLRQLAQRVGGRAVLYGPEGAELAAAGRGPAPDALADLAAVVQPGAAQETGRSIRGAGNCATSHNEPAPARTRQPPELSTRVSGPTPSSATDTINGTHLAAYALTSGGHRFALGIATPHRTPGDHTIASVAAVLLSLLTGEQQSGTGAARTSALVRLLLGARPEEVAPLLGDTRRLVVHAHPTEDGPHPDALAAAALGAALGSALIDAQDDVVRVLVPADREVTAQAGWTCGVSAPAEPHAWTTADVQAARALARARATRTALVRHGPRTTLTQLLPEADAAAHARALLAPLSASPSLTETLRTWLSLHGSWDRTAVALTVHRNTVRQRIGRCAALLDADLDDPDVRMELWFALRQE
- a CDS encoding acyl-CoA thioesterase; translated protein: MSQAPLESLLDLLDLEQIEENIFRGQSRPAIVPRVFGGQVAAQALVAAGRTVPEDRLPHSLHAYFLRIGDAGAPIVYTVERMNDGRSFTARRVVAVQHGQPIFALSASFQRHEEGLDHQAPMPAAPDPETLPTAEQRLPAYGLDPAVVEKMLEARAAVDLRYVDDPPYGRYGEPREPHSQVWFRANGKLDDDPLLHVVLATYVSDMTLLDSILLAHGRGGWAVGDVVGASLDHAMWFHRPFRADEWLLYDQESPSASAGRGLGQGRIYTQDGRLAISVIQEGVVRVPRPKTP
- a CDS encoding FG-GAP-like repeat-containing protein, producing the protein MSRARAGARRSTRTARVSAPLAAVVLLAGGLTAWSLGPASAATASVGVADDFNGDGYADLVVGAPNATVSTQAKAGYVAVMYGSSSGLSTTRKKLVSRSTSGVPGSATANQRFGSTFTKGDLDRDGYGDLVIAGGTAGSVIVWGSASGLTGGTSVAGFGAAPQAGDFDGDGKTDLALFSAQDVGGDDPEGAPATLWKGPISRAAKPAAVLPLLDKSLWWGWDEDDASCATGGGCENGPSSITGPVVSGQVGDVNGDGRDDLVQWHYTGDGTWGNRLLLGGTSGFTRGFVPGDDTSRDPAGTGIGDVNGDGYDDVVVGAEGWSDQVRVAYGSPTGPSEANVQTFDQSLPGFPGAQEDGDLVGSAVSVADVTGDGYADLALGIAYEDIDGIVNAGSVALVPGSASGITGTGTKVFHQNTAGVPGVAEKDDKFGATTALLDVNGNGHPDLAAGAPAENSDNGAVWVLRGTATGLTTTSALAFGPGDVAGPATDAMFGAALR
- a CDS encoding phosphatase, with translation MPIPGTPSRAELVEHLVQTRIAGDVATPRENNLSHYRELANGNRHYWLGLELGDRWSDEQDVLAVMAERVGVNDDPGYRYGQDTIDPDLTVDALQRMAARLRKAAEGGQRVLFATGHPGGLLQVHHETARALRAAGCEIMVIPDGLQTEEGYVMQFADVAVLEHGATLWHTHSPEPMRAILRGLEGAGRPLPDLVVADHGWAGCAGQLGVDSVGYADSNDPALFLGESEGTLQAVVPLDDHVVSPRYYDPMTAYLLEQAGLKDS
- a CDS encoding sodium:solute symporter, yielding MAVDYTVIVVYLAGMLAMGWWGMRRARSKSEFLVAGRRLGPTMYSGTMAAIVLGGASTIGGVGLGYQYGLSGAWMVFTIGLGLLALSVFFSARIARLKVYTVSEMLDLRYGGRAGVISGVVMWAYTLMLAVTSTIAYATIFDVLFDMHRTLAIVLGGSIVVAYSTLGGMWSITLTDMVQFVVKTIGVLLLLLPIAVVKAGGFGEMRAELPTAYFDPLGIGGETIFTYVLIYTFGMLIGQDIWQRVFTARSDRTAKWGGTVAGTYCLAYALAGAVIGTAAKVLFPDLASADDAFATIVKEELPIGVRGLVLAAALAAVMSTSSGALIACATVANNDIWSRVRGKVTSGERDEVRGNRAFILVMGLAVIATAIALNNVIEALTVAYNLLVGGLLVPILGGLLWKRGTAQGALASVLVGGLAVIGLMASYGILANEPVSYGLLSSLVAYVAVSLATPATDAAVLDAWRERLAGRTPEPVAEPIPTRQ
- the speB gene encoding agmatinase, producing MSGNETPRGPVDSSRIPRYAGPATYARLPRLDEVGRADVAVVGVPFDSGVSYRPGARFGGNAIREASRLLRPYNPAQDASPFALAQVADAGDIAANPFDIHEAVETVEAAADELLGTGARLMTLGGDHTIALPLLRSVAKKHGPVALLHFDAHLDTWDTYFGAEYTHGTPFRRAVEEGILDTEALSHVGTRGPLYGKQDLTDDEKMGFGIVTSADIYRRGADEVADQLRQRIGDRPLYISIDIDCLDPAHAPGTGTPEAGGMTSRELLEILRGLASCNLVSADVVEVAPAYDHAEITAVAASHTAYELTTIMSRQIARAKREEREKAAK